The following coding sequences lie in one Xanthomonas hortorum pv. pelargonii genomic window:
- a CDS encoding TonB-dependent receptor produces the protein MQHPRTFHRLTCAIALALSAPAFAETPEPATTTLDSVNVQAKHAATPGSLNEQRLSSSVNSVMSKQQIDAIPSGGIADVVSHMPGLSAYSDMHLGQATTGENAYVSIRGMDASYNAYTLNGFGMPETDSSTRAISLNMLAPFGVQSVQVSKSPTPDMPGDSIGGAIDMRTPNAFDFDRDVYAKTTAQGQFNALASDLGGKDTGGTFQQELAWKFGDGHAFGVYASAYYGKNNNMAQAPAPNSKYVPADPAFASATDLRDVGPLISTRYKYSLYTSQIERYGGNLSLDWQGDNSALYARAIYGSYGVTGQQDQSSARLETYRNQPTAVRGGYFNTHDIDEKLATLQLGGQTTLDRLRFDYGASVGRGTRSRPDYVSASLYGFTPGSFAFDLSNPRYPSIAPSSPALKDFFYNLDSSLLWKVQGHDAGSHDNRVNAHTDITYQVDGDVLDSVKVGLSADHSDRGAYDHPFFHKDGNFVTNGPYFGGPNYAFPTAGGPPLSAIPGRVTNNAFDGRYAGPFKLLNRNWMLAQALPYKYVNDPNGAGVYTANDYNANTTSSTEAIYSGYAMAALHIGSVSVLPGVRYELTRYSAQSWQSSGDGNTGSFVGTGSTYGQVLPGISVNYRPDDLTLYRASLRRSFSRPAFGLISGETVYTIDDTQQVVGISKPNPDLHPSKADNADLSAEFYDHNGGVLSASTYYKRITGFIYTSQSATSNDNTLGGLVPTGTTFENGVPVTMPQNGGTAKLYGLELAASKRLQDLPGIWSNFGVTANLTLQHSEADSKRSDQPEKTWLPRAPERIYNLDLFYDDTHLRTDLSYNYTGLQLLGLTSDRLNYYLQPVKSLDFNATYHLPHHIDVGVSAKNLLNAATFYETQGKSKRYMAYDPGADGAYVQTGRVYMLTLGYTY, from the coding sequence ATGCAGCACCCCCGCACTTTTCATCGTCTGACCTGCGCCATTGCGCTGGCGCTGTCCGCACCCGCGTTCGCCGAGACTCCTGAGCCCGCTACCACCACATTGGATTCGGTCAACGTGCAGGCCAAGCACGCTGCCACACCGGGATCGCTCAACGAGCAGCGCTTGTCCAGCAGCGTCAACAGCGTGATGAGCAAGCAGCAGATCGATGCCATCCCGTCGGGCGGCATCGCCGATGTCGTGTCGCACATGCCGGGCCTGTCGGCATACAGCGACATGCATCTGGGCCAGGCCACCACCGGCGAGAACGCCTACGTCAGCATCCGCGGCATGGATGCCAGCTACAACGCCTACACGCTCAACGGCTTCGGCATGCCCGAGACCGATTCGTCCACGCGCGCCATCTCGTTGAACATGCTGGCGCCGTTCGGCGTCCAGTCGGTGCAGGTTTCCAAGTCGCCCACACCCGACATGCCCGGCGACTCGATCGGCGGTGCGATCGATATGCGCACGCCCAACGCTTTCGACTTCGATCGTGATGTCTATGCCAAGACCACCGCGCAAGGTCAGTTCAACGCGCTGGCCTCCGACCTGGGCGGCAAGGACACCGGCGGCACCTTCCAGCAGGAGCTGGCCTGGAAGTTTGGCGACGGCCATGCCTTCGGCGTCTACGCATCTGCCTATTACGGCAAGAACAACAACATGGCGCAAGCGCCGGCGCCCAACAGCAAGTACGTGCCGGCCGATCCTGCATTCGCCAGTGCAACGGACCTGCGCGATGTCGGTCCATTGATCAGCACCCGCTACAAGTACAGCCTCTACACCAGTCAGATCGAACGCTATGGCGGCAATCTCTCGCTCGACTGGCAAGGCGACAACAGCGCACTCTATGCGCGTGCCATCTACGGCAGCTACGGCGTGACCGGGCAGCAGGATCAGTCCAGCGCGCGCCTGGAAACCTATCGCAACCAGCCAACCGCCGTGCGCGGCGGCTACTTCAACACGCACGATATCGACGAGAAGCTGGCAACGCTGCAACTCGGTGGCCAGACCACGCTGGATCGCTTGCGCTTCGACTACGGCGCTTCGGTCGGTCGCGGCACCCGCAGCCGTCCGGACTATGTGTCGGCCAGTCTGTATGGTTTTACGCCCGGTAGCTTCGCCTTCGACCTCAGCAATCCACGCTATCCGAGCATCGCGCCAAGCTCGCCTGCATTGAAGGACTTCTTCTACAACCTGGATTCGTCGCTGTTGTGGAAGGTGCAGGGGCATGACGCCGGCAGTCACGACAACCGCGTCAACGCGCACACCGATATCACCTACCAGGTCGATGGCGATGTGCTGGACAGCGTCAAAGTCGGCCTGTCTGCCGATCACTCCGACCGCGGCGCCTACGATCATCCGTTCTTCCACAAGGACGGCAACTTCGTCACCAATGGTCCTTACTTTGGTGGGCCCAATTACGCGTTTCCCACTGCTGGCGGCCCGCCGCTGAGCGCGATCCCGGGACGTGTCACCAATAACGCGTTCGATGGCCGTTACGCAGGCCCGTTCAAACTGCTCAACCGCAACTGGATGCTCGCGCAGGCGTTGCCCTACAAGTACGTCAACGATCCCAATGGTGCAGGCGTCTATACGGCCAACGACTACAACGCCAACACCACCTCCAGCACCGAGGCGATCTATTCCGGTTACGCGATGGCCGCGCTGCACATCGGTTCGGTGAGCGTGCTGCCCGGCGTGCGCTACGAATTGACGCGCTACTCGGCCCAATCCTGGCAATCCAGCGGCGATGGCAATACCGGCAGCTTCGTCGGCACCGGCAGCACCTATGGGCAAGTGTTACCCGGCATCAGCGTCAACTATCGGCCCGACGATCTCACCTTATATCGCGCTTCATTGCGCCGCAGTTTCAGCCGCCCGGCGTTCGGCCTGATTTCCGGCGAGACGGTGTACACCATCGACGACACCCAGCAGGTGGTCGGCATCTCCAAGCCCAATCCCGATCTGCATCCGAGCAAGGCCGACAACGCCGATCTTTCTGCCGAGTTCTACGACCACAACGGCGGCGTACTCAGCGCATCGACCTATTACAAGCGCATCACCGGCTTCATCTACACCTCGCAATCGGCGACCAGCAACGACAACACGCTGGGCGGCCTGGTACCGACCGGCACCACGTTCGAAAACGGCGTGCCGGTGACGATGCCGCAGAACGGTGGCACCGCCAAGCTCTATGGCCTGGAGTTGGCGGCGAGCAAGCGCCTGCAGGACTTGCCGGGCATCTGGAGCAATTTCGGCGTCACCGCCAACCTCACGCTGCAACACAGCGAAGCAGACAGCAAGCGCAGCGATCAACCGGAAAAGACCTGGCTGCCGCGCGCACCGGAGCGCATCTACAACCTGGATCTGTTCTACGACGATACGCATCTGCGTACCGACCTGAGCTACAACTACACCGGCCTGCAATTACTGGGCTTGACCAGCGACCGGCTCAACTATTACCTGCAACCGGTGAAGTCGTTGGACTTCAATGCCACCTACCATTTGCCGCACCATATCGATGTGGGTGTGTCGGCCAAGAACCTGCTCAATGCCGCAACGTTTTACGAAACACAGGGCAAATCAAAACGCTACATGGCCTACGATCCCGGCGCCGATGGTGCGTATGTACAGACCGGCCGGGTGTACATGCTGACGTTGGGCTATACCTACTGA
- a CDS encoding M23 family metallopeptidase yields the protein MKLLMMLVVGVLLGAAGYWWLEREAPQAAVEPTPTAAPVATQRDAAHAELASAAPAFAPPPAVAAAPATAAAPANTPAAATPVPPADAAVSGAGLLIPVQGISSSQLQDTFTDARSEGRVHDAIDILAPTGTAVLAVADGTVEKLFNSERGGLTLYQFDPSGTYCYYYAHLERYADGLAEKQPIKRGQIIGYVGSTGNADPAAPHLHFEIHRLGPEKEWWKGEVVNPYPVLHGDQTLQ from the coding sequence ATGAAACTGCTGATGATGCTGGTCGTGGGTGTGCTGCTGGGTGCAGCCGGCTATTGGTGGCTGGAACGTGAGGCGCCGCAGGCGGCAGTAGAGCCAACGCCCACTGCTGCACCCGTGGCAACACAGCGCGACGCGGCGCATGCCGAACTGGCATCTGCTGCTCCGGCATTCGCGCCACCGCCAGCCGTTGCCGCTGCGCCGGCAACCGCTGCGGCGCCAGCAAATACGCCTGCGGCAGCAACGCCCGTGCCACCAGCTGACGCCGCAGTTTCAGGTGCTGGCTTGTTGATTCCGGTACAAGGCATCAGCAGCAGCCAGCTGCAGGACACCTTCACCGACGCACGTAGCGAAGGCCGCGTGCACGATGCCATCGACATCCTCGCACCCACCGGAACAGCGGTCCTCGCAGTGGCAGACGGCACGGTCGAGAAACTCTTCAACAGCGAACGCGGCGGCCTGACGCTGTATCAGTTCGACCCGAGTGGCACGTATTGCTACTACTACGCGCATCTGGAGCGCTACGCCGATGGTCTGGCGGAAAAACAGCCGATCAAGCGCGGTCAGATCATTGGCTATGTGGGCAGCACCGGTAACGCAGATCCTGCGGCACCGCATCTGCATTTCGAGATCCATCGCCTCGGGCCGGAAAAAGAATGGTGGAAGGGCGAAGTCGTGAATCCGTATCCCGTCTTGCATGGCGATCAAACACTGCAGTGA
- a CDS encoding acetyl-CoA hydrolase/transferase C-terminal domain-containing protein gives MTEHLTDLPSAVERILQRIEGPLRVGAPLGIGKPHRLLNALYAQLKDTPSRPLALYTALSLNPPRPGAGLEARFAAPFVARHFGDDFPRLAYVDDMLRDALPAHVQVEEFYMQSGGLLHSTQAQADYTSLNYTHAAAAVAQRAPNLIVQKVAREPGGTRLSLSCNNDITQDTLDAVQALGLPRPLLVAEIDTQLPWIGGTAAVDEAFFDLVIDLPGPSPRLFGLPRQPVNTIDYAIGLYASTLVRDGGSLQIGIGTLADALSHALVLRHTENATYRRVLHALDPELEQHPAVRTSGGLAPFEIGLYGCSEMLNEGFKQLVDSGVIRRKVHDDLPLMQRIADGSADAADHARLAREGEFLHGAFYLGSPDFYQWLRTLDAETRDAIGMRRISEINQLYGGDETLERLQRHQARFFNSCMMATALGAAVSDGLDDGRVVSGVGGQYNFVAMAHALPQARSALMLRATRDAGAHAASNVRWNYGHTTIPRHLRDLYITEYGIADLRHQTDQDCVLAMAGICDARFQDALLATAKTSRKLRSDPALPARAQRNTPQALEQALAPFRRDGSLPDYPLGSDFTEVEQRVLRALTWLKRATASNSAKLTTVWRALLSRNAGDANDATCLQRMALDTPRGIGERVQARLLA, from the coding sequence ATGACCGAACATCTCACTGACCTGCCCTCTGCCGTGGAGCGGATCCTGCAACGTATCGAAGGCCCATTGCGCGTGGGTGCGCCCTTGGGCATCGGCAAGCCGCATCGGCTGTTGAACGCCTTGTATGCGCAGCTCAAGGACACGCCGTCACGACCGCTGGCGCTGTACACGGCGTTGTCGCTCAATCCGCCCAGGCCAGGTGCGGGGCTGGAGGCGCGCTTTGCCGCACCGTTTGTTGCACGCCATTTCGGTGACGACTTTCCGCGCTTGGCGTATGTCGACGACATGCTGCGCGACGCATTGCCGGCGCATGTGCAGGTGGAAGAGTTCTACATGCAGTCCGGCGGCCTGCTGCACTCCACCCAGGCGCAGGCCGACTACACGAGTCTGAACTACACGCACGCCGCTGCGGCGGTGGCGCAACGCGCGCCCAACCTGATCGTGCAAAAAGTCGCGCGCGAACCGGGCGGCACGCGGCTGTCGCTGTCGTGCAACAACGACATCACCCAGGACACGCTCGATGCGGTGCAGGCACTCGGCCTGCCACGTCCGCTGTTGGTGGCGGAAATCGATACGCAACTGCCGTGGATCGGCGGCACTGCAGCGGTGGACGAGGCGTTCTTCGATCTGGTCATCGACCTGCCCGGCCCGTCGCCGCGCCTGTTCGGCTTGCCGCGGCAACCGGTGAACACCATCGACTACGCGATCGGTTTGTATGCCAGCACGCTGGTGCGCGATGGCGGCAGCTTGCAGATCGGCATCGGCACGTTGGCCGACGCGCTGAGCCATGCCCTGGTGCTACGACACACCGAGAACGCCACCTATCGGCGCGTGCTGCATGCGCTGGATCCGGAGCTGGAACAGCATCCTGCGGTGCGCACCAGCGGTGGTCTGGCACCGTTCGAGATCGGCCTGTACGGCTGCAGCGAAATGCTCAACGAAGGGTTCAAGCAGCTGGTGGACAGCGGCGTGATCCGGCGCAAGGTGCATGACGATCTGCCGCTGATGCAGCGCATCGCCGACGGCAGTGCCGATGCAGCCGATCACGCGCGGCTGGCACGCGAGGGCGAGTTTCTGCATGGCGCGTTCTATCTTGGTTCGCCGGACTTCTACCAATGGCTGCGCACTCTGGATGCGGAGACCCGCGATGCCATCGGCATGCGCCGCATCAGCGAGATCAACCAGCTCTACGGCGGCGATGAAACATTGGAGCGCTTGCAACGCCATCAGGCACGCTTCTTCAACTCCTGCATGATGGCCACCGCGCTCGGTGCGGCGGTGTCCGATGGGCTGGACGATGGGCGCGTGGTCTCCGGTGTCGGTGGCCAGTACAACTTCGTGGCGATGGCGCATGCCTTGCCGCAGGCCCGCAGCGCGCTGATGCTGCGGGCCACCCGCGATGCCGGAGCACATGCGGCCAGCAATGTGCGCTGGAATTATGGGCACACCACCATCCCGCGCCATCTGCGCGATCTGTACATCACCGAGTACGGCATCGCCGATCTGCGTCACCAGACCGATCAGGACTGCGTGCTGGCGATGGCGGGCATCTGCGATGCACGCTTCCAGGACGCATTGCTTGCCACAGCAAAGACATCGCGCAAGCTGCGTAGCGACCCTGCACTGCCTGCCCGCGCACAACGCAATACACCGCAAGCGCTGGAACAGGCATTGGCGCCGTTTCGCCGCGACGGCAGCCTGCCGGACTACCCACTCGGCAGCGACTTCACCGAGGTCGAGCAACGCGTGCTACGCGCCCTGACCTGGCTCAAACGCGCCACTGCCAGCAACAGCGCGAAACTGACGACGGTGTGGCGCGCACTGCTGTCACGCAATGCGGGCGATGCGAACGACGCTACCTGCCTGCAACGCATGGCATTGGACACGCCACGCGGCATCGGTGAGCGCGTGCAGGCGCGGCTGCTGGCATAG
- a CDS encoding SDR family NAD(P)-dependent oxidoreductase, with product MSNTTPITLITGGSRGLGRNAALALAADGSDIVLTYRSEAGEAAAVVADIQTLGRRAHALQLDVANVEGFAAFAAQLKEVLTGWGRSHFDALVNNAGTGLHAPIAETTPAQFDALFNIHLKGPYFLTQTLLPLIADGGRILNVSSGLARFALPGSSAYAMMKGGVEVFTRYLAKELGARGIRANTLAPGAIETDFNGGSVRDNAQVNAMVSSVTALGRPGLPDDIGPVVAALLAPGTGWINAQRIEVSGGMLI from the coding sequence ATGTCGAACACCACCCCCATCACGTTGATCACCGGCGGCAGCCGCGGCCTGGGCCGCAACGCCGCGCTCGCGCTCGCTGCCGACGGCAGCGACATTGTGCTGACCTATCGCAGCGAAGCAGGCGAGGCTGCTGCAGTCGTCGCAGACATCCAGACGCTGGGGCGTCGCGCGCATGCCTTGCAGCTGGATGTTGCCAATGTCGAGGGCTTCGCTGCATTTGCCGCTCAACTGAAGGAAGTGTTGACCGGTTGGGGTCGCAGCCACTTCGACGCATTGGTCAATAACGCCGGCACCGGCTTGCATGCGCCCATTGCCGAGACCACGCCTGCGCAATTCGATGCGCTGTTCAACATCCATCTCAAAGGCCCGTATTTTCTGACCCAGACGTTGTTGCCGCTGATTGCCGATGGCGGACGCATCCTAAACGTGTCCAGCGGCCTTGCACGTTTTGCACTGCCGGGTTCGTCGGCCTACGCGATGATGAAGGGCGGGGTGGAAGTATTCACCCGCTATCTGGCCAAAGAGCTGGGCGCGCGTGGCATTCGTGCCAATACGCTGGCACCGGGTGCGATCGAAACCGACTTCAATGGCGGCAGCGTGCGTGATAACGCGCAGGTCAACGCGATGGTTTCCTCGGTCACTGCATTAGGCCGCCCTGGGCTGCCGGACGATATCGGGCCGGTGGTGGCTGCATTGCTGGCGCCGGGCACCGGTTGGATCAATGCGCAGCGCATTGAGGTGTCTGGTGGGATGTTGATTTAA
- a CDS encoding L,D-transpeptidase family protein: MSALAQAPQPAAAPAPAATPAAKVVPSGPRSDLHAQVLLDRAHFSPGQIDGERGSNQKRAVSGFQAAHNIKVTGELDDATWQALQADATPALVQYTLTAADVAGPFQPIPKGPAEQAKLPSLGYTSVDEALGERFHADPELLRQLNPGVDLSKAGGVIQVPNIDGVPPLAKPAKLVVDKSESTLRLFDADGKVYAQFPVSSGSKHDPLPIGRWKVLGVARDPVFKYNPKLFWDAKKGDQKATLPSGPNNPVGRVWIDLSKPHYGLHGTPEPGHVGKTESHGCVRLTNWDVVNLASVVGPSMPVVMQE; this comes from the coding sequence CTGTCTGCACTGGCGCAAGCGCCGCAGCCCGCCGCTGCACCTGCGCCTGCAGCAACGCCAGCGGCGAAAGTCGTGCCGAGCGGCCCGCGTTCGGATCTGCACGCGCAGGTACTGCTGGATCGCGCGCATTTTTCACCGGGGCAGATCGATGGCGAGCGCGGCTCCAATCAAAAGCGTGCCGTCTCCGGGTTTCAGGCCGCGCACAACATCAAGGTGACCGGTGAGCTGGATGACGCGACCTGGCAGGCCTTGCAGGCCGACGCCACGCCGGCGCTGGTGCAATACACGCTCACCGCTGCCGATGTCGCCGGACCGTTCCAGCCCATTCCCAAGGGCCCGGCCGAACAGGCCAAGCTGCCCTCGCTCGGCTACACCTCGGTGGATGAGGCACTAGGCGAGCGGTTTCATGCCGACCCCGAACTGCTACGCCAACTCAACCCCGGCGTGGACCTGAGCAAGGCCGGGGGCGTGATCCAGGTTCCCAACATCGACGGTGTCCCGCCACTGGCCAAGCCGGCTAAGCTTGTGGTCGACAAGTCCGAGTCGACGCTGCGCCTGTTTGATGCCGACGGCAAGGTCTATGCGCAGTTCCCGGTGTCTTCCGGCAGCAAGCACGACCCGCTGCCGATCGGCCGCTGGAAGGTCCTGGGCGTCGCGCGCGATCCGGTGTTCAAGTACAACCCCAAGCTGTTCTGGGACGCGAAAAAGGGCGATCAAAAGGCGACCTTGCCGTCGGGTCCGAACAATCCGGTCGGCCGCGTGTGGATCGACCTGTCCAAGCCGCATTACGGCCTGCACGGCACGCCGGAACCCGGCCATGTCGGCAAGACCGAATCGCATGGCTGCGTGCGCCTGACCAACTGGGACGTGGTCAATCTGGCCAGCGTGGTCGGCCCGTCCATGCCGGTGGTGATGCAGGAGTAA
- a CDS encoding BlaI/MecI/CopY family transcriptional regulator yields the protein MSISDAEAVVMQVLWDGAPRTAEEVVAALAQTDWAEPTIKTLLNRLLNKGAIAAQKEGRKYLYTPLLQREQWVQQQSEGLLQRLFGGRVAPLVAHFSERGKLSASDIAELKKLIKELDDEP from the coding sequence ATGTCGATCAGCGATGCGGAAGCGGTGGTGATGCAAGTGCTCTGGGACGGCGCTCCGCGCACGGCAGAAGAGGTGGTCGCAGCGCTGGCACAGACCGATTGGGCCGAGCCGACCATCAAGACGCTGCTCAATCGCCTGCTCAACAAGGGCGCCATCGCCGCGCAGAAGGAGGGGCGCAAATATCTCTATACCCCGCTGCTGCAACGCGAGCAGTGGGTACAGCAACAGAGCGAAGGATTGCTGCAACGGCTCTTCGGTGGGCGGGTGGCGCCATTGGTGGCGCATTTCAGCGAACGCGGAAAGCTCAGCGCGTCCGACATCGCGGAATTGAAAAAGCTGATCAAGGAGTTGGACGATGAGCCCTGA
- a CDS encoding LysR family transcriptional regulator, translating into MRLPRRINQLRLIAPFKSIDQSMDTMESLRAFLRVAELGSFTRAAETLGLPKASVSTAVQRLEASLGTQLLHRTTRRVQLTGDGTAFYQRSRDLLDDMDELQGMFQRDRSQLRGRLRVDMSSGIARNFVIPALPVFLALHPQLEVEISGTDRRVDVVREGFDCVLRVGTLEDTNLVARPLGAFRIINCASADYLARRGTPQRLDDLAHHDLVHYVPTLGQRSPGFEYHDGQTYQLLPMRGPVTVNNGDAYLAVALAGLGIIQAPASPLRAHLDSGALIEVLAAIAPEPMPVTLLYAQRRHLPQRVRAFMDWVAEVMAPHLEPL; encoded by the coding sequence TTGCGCTTGCCGCGCCGCATAAATCAGCTCAGGCTGATTGCACCGTTCAAAAGTATCGACCAATCGATGGACACCATGGAGTCGTTGCGCGCCTTCCTGCGTGTGGCCGAGCTCGGCAGTTTCACTCGCGCCGCCGAAACCTTGGGCCTGCCCAAGGCCAGCGTCTCCACTGCCGTGCAACGGCTTGAAGCGTCGCTCGGTACCCAGCTGTTGCATCGCACTACACGCCGTGTGCAACTCACTGGCGACGGCACCGCGTTCTATCAGCGCAGCCGCGATTTGCTCGATGACATGGACGAGTTGCAAGGCATGTTTCAGCGCGACCGTAGCCAGTTGCGAGGGCGCTTGCGGGTGGACATGTCGTCCGGCATTGCGCGCAATTTCGTGATTCCCGCCTTGCCGGTATTTTTGGCACTGCATCCACAACTGGAAGTGGAGATCAGCGGCACCGACCGCCGCGTGGATGTGGTGCGCGAAGGCTTCGATTGCGTGTTGCGCGTGGGCACGCTCGAAGACACCAACCTGGTCGCGCGACCGCTCGGCGCGTTTCGCATCATCAACTGCGCCAGTGCGGATTACCTCGCACGACGGGGCACGCCGCAGCGCCTGGACGATCTGGCACACCACGACTTGGTGCATTACGTGCCGACGCTGGGCCAGCGGTCGCCCGGCTTCGAGTACCACGACGGGCAGACCTATCAACTGCTGCCAATGCGCGGCCCCGTGACGGTCAACAACGGCGATGCGTATCTTGCTGTCGCATTGGCGGGCCTGGGCATCATCCAGGCGCCGGCCAGCCCGTTACGTGCGCACCTGGATAGCGGCGCCTTGATCGAGGTGCTGGCCGCCATCGCGCCCGAACCGATGCCGGTCACGCTGCTCTACGCGCAGCGTCGCCACCTGCCGCAACGCGTGCGCGCGTTCATGGATTGGGTGGCAGAAGTGATGGCGCCGCATCTGGAACCGCTGTAG
- a CDS encoding phosphatidylinositol-specific phospholipase C1-like protein yields MRFLHAFSALNPGDDSKAKPSRAKRSNSRHAAFFGVLMMASVTSHAAPRLTDLQYIGSHNSYHAGFAHSEAALLKQLSPELFAALDYRHPALTQQLDDGVRQLELDVFADANGGRYAHPAIVAQVAKAGLPPAPASAPAGVMDKPGFKVMHVQDVDQRSNCQPLIACLQEVRAWSKQHPGHVPIFILLETKQAAVKLSFPTVQPEPFDIAALDALDAELRSVFKPGEYLSPDQVRGTAATLNAAVLAHGWPSLHEARGKVVFLLDQRAAGASYLPGHPSLRGRVCFTNAVPGEDDAAFTELNDGPVEKINQLVKAGYLVRTRTDADLKEALHNDTTRRNSMLASGAQLLSTDFPAHEPASNGYVVRFDGDAVARCNPQLPHAHCKGVDLTH; encoded by the coding sequence ATGCGCTTTCTACACGCTTTTTCGGCTTTGAATCCAGGCGATGACAGCAAAGCGAAGCCATCGCGTGCCAAGCGAAGCAATTCGAGACATGCTGCATTTTTCGGCGTGTTGATGATGGCCAGCGTCACTTCACACGCCGCACCTCGCCTCACCGATCTGCAGTACATCGGTAGCCACAACAGCTACCACGCCGGCTTCGCCCACAGCGAAGCGGCACTGCTGAAACAACTGAGCCCGGAATTGTTCGCAGCACTGGATTATCGCCATCCAGCGCTGACGCAACAGTTGGACGATGGCGTCAGACAGCTAGAACTGGATGTGTTTGCCGACGCGAACGGTGGCCGCTACGCGCACCCGGCGATCGTCGCGCAAGTTGCCAAGGCTGGCCTCCCGCCAGCGCCGGCGAGTGCACCTGCCGGCGTGATGGACAAGCCGGGCTTCAAGGTCATGCATGTGCAGGATGTGGATCAGCGCAGCAACTGCCAACCCTTGATCGCCTGCCTGCAGGAAGTGCGCGCGTGGTCGAAGCAGCACCCTGGGCACGTGCCGATCTTCATCCTGCTGGAAACCAAACAGGCAGCGGTGAAGCTAAGCTTTCCGACCGTGCAGCCGGAGCCGTTCGATATCGCGGCGCTGGATGCCTTGGATGCCGAACTGCGCTCGGTGTTTAAGCCCGGCGAGTACCTTAGCCCCGACCAAGTCCGTGGCACGGCAGCTACGCTCAACGCCGCTGTGCTCGCGCATGGCTGGCCATCCTTGCACGAAGCACGCGGCAAGGTCGTGTTCCTGCTCGACCAGCGCGCGGCCGGTGCCAGTTACCTGCCCGGGCATCCCTCGCTGCGCGGACGCGTGTGCTTCACCAACGCCGTGCCGGGCGAAGACGATGCCGCGTTTACTGAACTCAACGATGGCCCCGTCGAGAAGATCAACCAGCTGGTGAAAGCCGGCTATCTGGTGCGCACGCGGACCGACGCAGACCTGAAAGAAGCGCTGCACAACGACACTACGCGCCGCAACAGCATGCTGGCCAGTGGTGCGCAATTGCTCAGCACCGACTTCCCCGCACACGAGCCAGCCAGCAACGGTTACGTGGTGCGCTTCGACGGCGATGCGGTCGCACGCTGCAATCCGCAGCTTCCGCACGCGCATTGCAAGGGCGTCGACCTGACGCATTGA